One genomic window of Myxococcales bacterium includes the following:
- a CDS encoding DUF433 domain-containing protein — MWFAVLPPVRVHHPHVDLKPDDGAPFVRGTRVAVRRLYAWHKGGASVETLLKRYPGLGPARLFDALAFAYDNLELVEADLARERALLHSDPDAPKAATRQEKLPF, encoded by the coding sequence GTGTGGTTCGCCGTGCTCCCCCCTGTACGCGTCCACCACCCCCACGTCGATCTGAAGCCCGACGACGGCGCGCCGTTCGTGCGGGGGACCCGCGTGGCCGTGCGCAGGCTGTATGCATGGCACAAGGGCGGCGCGAGCGTCGAGACGCTCCTGAAGCGCTACCCGGGGCTGGGTCCCGCGCGACTGTTCGACGCGCTCGCGTTCGCGTACGACAACCTCGAGCTCGTCGAGGCGGACCTCGCGCGTGAGCGCGCGCTGCTTCACTCCGACCCCGACGCTCCGAAGGCCGCGACGCGTCAAGAGAAGCTCCCGTTCTGA
- a CDS encoding FecR domain-containing protein, giving the protein MSSTPPLAAPATPAPEAPSLPLPPRGPIGRRTRAFAVLAVLGAFAGSYLGLRLADRQAAPAARASGALQGAVFAVSRGAADKAGGFTITPPGGTAQTAGPKAQVGPGSVLKTDARTRARVKLADGTDLVLDRGSELVLEAQARTARLVEGSALIEAASVAGAPPLTVRTALGDARVLGTKLVVTTSADRTNVEVLRGEVEVQGAGQGDGTAKVLAGQEAVLTKAARPEVVPATDLARRTAFGEALVAHNEDTEGDTGGLGELRAKRPGKTDEKDRVVRLARHDVKVRIAGAVARTEIEEVFTNESDDELEGLYRFPLPPGAQMERLALDVDGKLVEGEFVDAARAQAIWRGVIQHAAPSAPKPREEWVWVPGPWRDPALLEWKRGGRFELKIFPIPKRGSRRVVLAYTEAIAPSAGLRRYTYPLPHTTSSDMVIEQFHVDARVLGSDKPASVQPRGYELTRSEQGGAVALSTEARSFRPSGDLVIEYSLGDQRSPLSAHAFATPAAGGKPGERFAAIALRPQLPKWTDVRPRDQVIVVDSGRSMFGERFRRARRLAVEMAQEMDRRDRVTVMTCDMRCRPLAAGLIGPGSTASHDVDAFLSGVTPDGASDLVGAVREASRVAGRDGSRDLRVTLLSGGHATAGHRATDRVADEVRDAVGDLAHTSVLAVPIGGDSDVTFLSEVARGGGGVVLPYQPGERLATAALDVLNASYGTVLRDATLTLPEGLVDAAPGVLPPLRGGGETLVGVRMLRDRVEGEIVLRGTVGGEPFEQRTPVTLTATDAPGNAFVPRVFAANRIADREREAGDAGKTELIELSKRFLVPSRFTSLLVLESEAMFQAFGIQRGGNTQVRWTGDDLATGLIAGTKSAETEKDDSHDLGGAMELKVPAGAGGFGALAGPSPTSPAPAPPADAPAAKPKAEAFGGASRADEAPRKGAPWQPSMPPPPRGRGEWMKRVWRRTAAVTEGRGAVVPGDKLSAARSALAAAPDERNKHRDLARLLAVQGELSELDDVLTKWNERDPLDADAIAWRADLSARRGDRAGALRVLTGALASTTASPREASLVALAAAEAYERAHDPAACALRITVSELRPGDVEAAARAVRCEEGLGHARSAMRLRKGFQGAKLAALEAALARIGSEKADTARGDIVISANWEGADDLDLALLDPTGVRASFVSRLPGVHVVDPTGLGREELGVSNAKPGAFLVEVTRATRGAGRPISGTVKISSGGSVKQMPFVLTGDSVVVGRVDARYEETLVSESVDRSVPPTPWGIGGRPFDRASASAALSRVNLQSCARPNGPTGVGHVTVVFSPAGFVSSAVVDGGPFPVTAIGACISARFRGIRVAPFDGVPVSIGKTFTLRSAPWEE; this is encoded by the coding sequence ATGTCCTCGACGCCTCCGCTCGCCGCCCCCGCTACCCCCGCGCCCGAGGCGCCGTCCCTCCCTCTCCCCCCGCGAGGCCCCATAGGCCGCCGCACGCGCGCGTTCGCAGTGCTGGCGGTACTGGGCGCCTTCGCAGGCAGCTACCTCGGGCTTCGCCTGGCCGATCGGCAGGCTGCGCCAGCCGCCCGCGCGAGCGGCGCGCTCCAAGGCGCGGTGTTCGCCGTCTCGCGGGGCGCCGCCGACAAGGCGGGGGGCTTCACCATCACGCCCCCGGGCGGGACCGCACAGACCGCGGGCCCCAAGGCCCAGGTTGGGCCTGGCAGCGTCCTCAAGACCGACGCGCGCACCCGGGCCCGAGTGAAGCTCGCGGACGGGACCGACCTCGTGCTCGACCGGGGCTCCGAGCTGGTGCTCGAGGCCCAGGCGCGTACGGCTCGCCTCGTGGAGGGGAGCGCGCTTATCGAGGCTGCGAGCGTCGCGGGGGCGCCGCCCTTGACCGTCCGCACCGCGCTCGGCGACGCCCGCGTGCTCGGCACCAAGCTCGTCGTCACGACCAGCGCCGACCGCACGAACGTCGAGGTGCTGCGGGGCGAAGTCGAGGTCCAAGGGGCAGGGCAAGGGGACGGCACGGCGAAGGTCCTCGCTGGCCAGGAGGCGGTCCTGACGAAGGCTGCCAGGCCCGAGGTCGTCCCCGCGACCGACCTCGCGCGGCGCACGGCGTTCGGCGAGGCCCTCGTCGCTCACAACGAAGACACCGAGGGCGACACCGGCGGCCTCGGCGAGCTTCGCGCGAAGCGGCCGGGCAAGACCGACGAGAAAGATCGCGTCGTGCGGCTGGCTCGTCACGACGTGAAGGTGCGCATCGCGGGCGCGGTCGCGCGCACCGAAATCGAGGAGGTCTTCACGAACGAGAGCGACGACGAGCTCGAGGGGCTCTACCGCTTTCCGCTGCCACCCGGGGCCCAAATGGAGCGCCTCGCGCTCGACGTGGACGGCAAGCTCGTGGAGGGCGAGTTCGTCGACGCGGCCCGGGCGCAGGCCATCTGGCGTGGGGTGATCCAGCACGCAGCGCCGAGCGCCCCGAAGCCTCGCGAAGAGTGGGTGTGGGTGCCTGGCCCGTGGCGCGATCCCGCGCTGCTCGAGTGGAAGCGCGGCGGGCGCTTCGAGCTCAAGATTTTCCCCATCCCGAAGCGCGGCTCTCGGCGCGTGGTGCTCGCGTACACCGAGGCCATCGCGCCTTCGGCGGGCCTTCGCCGGTACACCTACCCGCTCCCACACACGACCTCGAGCGACATGGTCATCGAGCAGTTCCACGTGGACGCTCGCGTCCTCGGCTCCGACAAGCCCGCGAGCGTTCAGCCACGGGGCTACGAGCTCACGCGGAGCGAACAGGGTGGCGCGGTGGCCCTCTCGACCGAGGCGCGGAGCTTCCGTCCGTCTGGCGATCTCGTGATCGAATACTCGCTCGGGGACCAGCGCAGCCCGCTCTCGGCTCACGCCTTCGCCACGCCCGCCGCGGGCGGAAAGCCTGGCGAACGCTTCGCGGCGATCGCGCTGCGCCCGCAGCTCCCCAAGTGGACCGACGTGCGGCCGCGCGACCAGGTGATCGTCGTCGACTCCGGCCGCTCGATGTTCGGGGAGCGCTTCCGCCGGGCTCGCCGCCTCGCGGTCGAGATGGCGCAGGAGATGGATCGCCGCGATCGAGTGACCGTGATGACGTGCGACATGCGCTGCAGGCCGCTTGCGGCGGGGCTCATCGGGCCGGGCTCCACCGCGTCACACGACGTGGACGCGTTCTTGTCGGGGGTGACGCCCGACGGCGCGTCCGACCTGGTCGGCGCCGTGCGGGAGGCCTCGCGCGTCGCGGGGCGCGACGGCTCACGGGATCTCCGCGTGACGCTCCTGTCGGGCGGCCACGCCACCGCGGGGCACCGCGCCACTGATCGGGTCGCCGACGAGGTCCGTGACGCCGTCGGCGACCTGGCCCACACCTCGGTGCTCGCGGTACCCATCGGGGGAGACTCCGACGTGACGTTCCTCTCCGAGGTCGCGCGCGGCGGCGGCGGCGTGGTGCTCCCGTACCAGCCGGGCGAGCGCCTCGCCACCGCGGCGCTCGACGTGCTGAACGCGTCGTACGGGACCGTGCTTCGTGACGCCACGCTCACTCTCCCGGAGGGACTCGTGGACGCGGCGCCGGGCGTGCTCCCGCCCCTGCGTGGCGGCGGCGAGACCCTCGTCGGAGTGCGCATGCTGCGCGACCGGGTCGAGGGGGAAATCGTGCTGCGTGGCACAGTCGGCGGCGAGCCGTTCGAGCAGCGCACGCCGGTCACGCTGACGGCTACCGACGCGCCGGGGAACGCGTTCGTGCCCCGGGTGTTCGCGGCGAACCGCATCGCGGATCGCGAGCGAGAGGCCGGCGACGCGGGGAAGACCGAGCTCATCGAGCTCTCGAAGCGCTTCCTCGTACCGAGCCGGTTCACCTCCCTCCTCGTCCTCGAGAGCGAGGCGATGTTTCAGGCCTTCGGCATTCAGCGAGGCGGGAACACGCAGGTGCGCTGGACCGGCGACGATCTCGCGACGGGACTCATCGCGGGGACCAAGTCGGCCGAGACCGAGAAGGACGATTCGCACGATCTCGGCGGCGCCATGGAGCTCAAGGTGCCCGCCGGCGCCGGCGGCTTCGGCGCGCTCGCAGGCCCGTCGCCCACGTCCCCTGCGCCCGCGCCCCCTGCCGACGCCCCAGCGGCCAAACCCAAGGCCGAGGCCTTCGGGGGCGCGTCCCGGGCGGACGAGGCGCCGCGCAAGGGCGCCCCGTGGCAGCCTTCGATGCCGCCGCCACCCCGTGGGCGCGGCGAGTGGATGAAGCGTGTCTGGCGTCGCACCGCCGCGGTGACGGAAGGCCGTGGCGCGGTCGTGCCGGGCGACAAGCTCTCGGCGGCGCGATCGGCGCTCGCCGCGGCGCCAGACGAGCGCAACAAGCACCGCGACCTCGCGCGCCTCCTCGCCGTGCAGGGCGAGCTCTCGGAGCTCGACGATGTGCTGACGAAGTGGAACGAGCGCGACCCGCTGGACGCCGACGCGATCGCCTGGCGCGCCGACCTCTCCGCGAGGAGGGGAGACCGCGCCGGCGCGCTCCGTGTGCTGACGGGCGCCCTCGCCTCGACCACGGCGTCGCCCCGCGAAGCGTCGCTCGTCGCTCTCGCGGCGGCGGAGGCCTACGAGCGAGCCCACGATCCAGCGGCCTGCGCGCTTCGAATCACGGTGAGCGAGCTGCGACCCGGCGACGTCGAAGCGGCCGCGCGGGCGGTCCGCTGCGAAGAGGGCCTCGGGCACGCGCGCTCGGCCATGCGCCTTCGCAAGGGGTTCCAGGGGGCGAAGCTCGCGGCGCTGGAGGCCGCGCTCGCGAGGATCGGCTCCGAGAAGGCCGACACGGCCCGAGGAGACATCGTCATCAGCGCGAACTGGGAGGGCGCCGACGACCTCGATCTGGCCTTGCTCGACCCCACGGGAGTCCGCGCGTCGTTCGTGTCTCGGCTCCCTGGCGTCCACGTGGTCGATCCGACGGGCCTTGGCCGCGAAGAGCTCGGTGTGTCCAACGCCAAACCCGGCGCGTTCCTCGTGGAGGTGACGCGCGCGACGCGAGGCGCGGGGCGCCCCATCTCGGGGACCGTGAAGATCTCCTCGGGTGGCAGCGTCAAGCAGATGCCCTTCGTGTTGACCGGCGACAGCGTCGTGGTGGGGCGCGTCGACGCCCGCTACGAGGAGACCCTCGTCTCCGAGTCGGTGGATCGCTCGGTGCCACCGACTCCCTGGGGGATCGGCGGGCGCCCGTTCGATCGCGCCTCCGCCTCGGCTGCGCTCTCGCGTGTGAACCTCCAGTCGTGCGCGCGCCCGAACGGTCCGACCGGCGTGGGGCACGTCACCGTCGTGTTCTCACCGGCGGGCTTCGTCAGCTCCGCCGTGGTGGACGGCGGCCCGTTCCCCGTGACGGCCATCGGGGCGTGCATCAGCGCTCGCTTCCGCGGCATCCGAGTCGCGCCGTTCGACGGCGTGCCCGTCTCGATCGGCAAGACGTTCACCCTGCGCTCGGCGCCGTGGGAGGAGTGA
- a CDS encoding TolC family protein — MSHAWKVALAFATLVVVEARSSAAAEGPAPAPAPARTAPTPASPAVEDAMLVSVPQPARRLHRWEDALVYIKARSTDLRIAEIEITRAEAQWRQALAGSLPSINLNASLTHQLITNTSLQPSSKCTPDGSVSLCPIETPFPNAANAGITAVQPLLATRSWYALGTAKQSEAVAKLNVADVKRQIALRVANGMVAVVTAERLAELNRVGLRNALERLALTQRRAELGSATGLDVVRAQQDAEVARTSLVSGDESLRQSREALGLALGVPEAIGVAADVRIDGLEQAASATCKPSSRLDDRPDVASAGASIALAGRAIGDVKRQFLPVLNLQSTLATTSIDTGATPRTTWNIQGVLSIPIWDGGARYATMRTANVDIGRAEQRLEAVRRQATIEITQARRAVEVAEQSRAVALRSRELSAETDRLVRVAYHEGRGTSLELVAAATTLRQAEITLALREFDVVKARVAAVISLSRCDY, encoded by the coding sequence ATGAGTCATGCCTGGAAGGTTGCACTCGCGTTCGCCACGCTCGTCGTCGTCGAGGCCCGATCGAGCGCCGCGGCGGAGGGACCCGCGCCCGCGCCCGCGCCCGCTCGCACCGCGCCCACCCCCGCGAGCCCGGCGGTAGAGGACGCGATGCTCGTCTCGGTGCCGCAGCCCGCGCGCCGACTCCACCGCTGGGAGGACGCGCTCGTCTACATCAAGGCTCGGTCCACCGATCTGCGGATCGCCGAGATCGAAATCACGCGCGCCGAGGCGCAGTGGCGCCAGGCGCTCGCGGGCTCCCTCCCGTCGATCAACCTGAACGCGTCGCTCACCCACCAGCTCATTACCAACACGTCGCTGCAACCGAGCTCGAAGTGCACGCCCGACGGCTCGGTGTCGCTGTGCCCGATCGAGACGCCGTTCCCCAACGCGGCGAACGCGGGGATCACCGCGGTCCAGCCGCTCCTCGCGACTCGCTCGTGGTACGCGCTCGGCACGGCGAAGCAGAGTGAAGCGGTCGCGAAGCTGAACGTCGCCGACGTGAAGCGACAGATCGCCCTCCGTGTCGCGAACGGCATGGTCGCCGTGGTCACCGCGGAGCGCCTCGCCGAGTTGAACCGAGTCGGCCTCCGCAACGCCCTCGAGCGCCTCGCGCTCACGCAGCGGCGCGCGGAGCTCGGCTCGGCGACCGGCCTCGACGTCGTGCGAGCGCAGCAGGACGCGGAGGTCGCCCGCACCTCGCTCGTCAGCGGTGACGAGTCACTCCGCCAGAGCCGTGAGGCGCTCGGGCTCGCGCTGGGCGTTCCTGAGGCCATCGGCGTGGCCGCCGACGTGAGGATCGACGGGCTCGAGCAGGCGGCCTCGGCCACGTGTAAACCCTCGTCTCGGCTCGACGACCGCCCCGATGTGGCGTCCGCGGGCGCGAGCATCGCGCTCGCCGGGCGCGCCATCGGCGACGTCAAGCGGCAGTTCCTTCCCGTCTTGAACCTCCAGAGCACCCTCGCCACGACGAGCATCGACACGGGCGCCACGCCGCGCACCACGTGGAACATCCAAGGAGTGCTCTCCATCCCCATCTGGGATGGCGGCGCGCGCTACGCGACCATGCGGACCGCGAACGTCGACATCGGCCGCGCCGAGCAGCGCCTCGAGGCGGTGCGGCGCCAGGCCACGATCGAGATCACGCAGGCACGCCGGGCCGTCGAGGTCGCCGAACAGTCGCGGGCCGTCGCGCTTCGCTCCCGGGAGCTGTCCGCGGAGACCGACCGCCTCGTCCGCGTGGCCTATCACGAGGGGCGCGGGACGAGCCTCGAGCTCGTCGCCGCCGCGACCACCCTCCGCCAGGCGGAGATCACCCTTGCGCTCCGCGAGTTCGACGTCGTGAAGGCCCGCGTCGCGGCGGTGATCAGCCTGTCGCGCTGCGACTACTAG
- the dnaK gene encoding molecular chaperone DnaK: MDKVIGIDLGTTNSCVAIVENGNPVVIPNRGGYKTTPSMVAVTEAGKRLVGHIAKRQAITNAENTVYAAKRLIGRKWTSPQVKNAVATSSYKVVEGPHADVRIVLREKEFSVPEVSAMILQEMKVIAEDYLGEPVTQAVITVPAYFNDNQRQATKDAGEIAGLDVIRIINEPTSAALSYGYGRNVEKVVAVYDFGGGTFDISILEIAGNGVFKVIATAGDTFLGGEDVDARVIDWLVQGFKDEHDIDLRQDRMALQRLKDAAEKAKCELSSVSDAEVNLPFIITSSRNEALHLQRTLTRQVLEELADDLVARTIDICRQTLEDARLEKNEVEEVLLVGGMTRMPLIQSSVAKFFEREPSKGVHPDEVVALGAAIQGSALVDDKQQMILLDVTPHALGIMTFGNFFEELIPANTTVPTQRQKIFTTSRDNQTAVKILVMQGDSTNAEENELLGEFILTGLRRAAKGTVEIEVTFEINADGIVSVRAKDLETGLEQSIQVTATSGLTRDEIKSMIDNAKDHLVDRRTSDEFESAKQEAEKAIAQIEELFPQVQAVVASSDFGRDAIEKAKGIVAKARKAIEKRDAAAVKEQLEGLQRTHRMFKGVVAKT, encoded by the coding sequence ATGGATAAAGTCATCGGAATCGACCTCGGCACCACCAATTCGTGCGTTGCGATCGTTGAGAACGGCAACCCGGTGGTGATCCCGAACCGCGGCGGATACAAGACCACGCCGTCCATGGTCGCCGTGACCGAGGCAGGTAAGCGACTCGTCGGACACATCGCCAAGCGCCAGGCCATCACGAACGCCGAGAATACGGTCTACGCCGCCAAGCGCCTCATCGGCCGCAAGTGGACGTCCCCGCAGGTGAAGAACGCCGTAGCTACCTCGAGCTACAAGGTGGTCGAGGGGCCCCACGCGGACGTGCGCATCGTGCTCCGCGAGAAGGAGTTCAGCGTCCCCGAGGTGAGCGCGATGATCCTCCAGGAGATGAAGGTCATCGCGGAGGACTACCTCGGTGAGCCCGTCACGCAGGCGGTCATCACGGTGCCCGCGTACTTCAACGACAACCAACGCCAAGCCACCAAAGATGCGGGTGAAATCGCGGGCTTGGACGTCATCCGGATCATCAACGAGCCCACCTCGGCCGCCCTCTCGTACGGGTACGGACGCAACGTCGAGAAGGTCGTGGCGGTCTACGACTTTGGCGGCGGCACCTTCGACATCTCGATCCTCGAGATCGCCGGCAACGGCGTCTTCAAGGTGATCGCGACGGCGGGCGACACCTTCCTCGGTGGCGAGGACGTGGACGCGCGGGTGATCGACTGGCTCGTGCAGGGCTTCAAGGACGAGCACGACATCGACCTTCGGCAGGATCGCATGGCGCTGCAGCGCCTAAAGGACGCCGCCGAGAAGGCGAAATGCGAGCTCTCGAGCGTCAGCGACGCCGAGGTGAACCTCCCCTTCATCATCACGAGCAGCCGAAACGAGGCGCTCCACCTCCAGCGCACGCTGACGAGGCAGGTGCTGGAAGAGCTGGCCGACGACCTCGTCGCGCGCACGATCGACATCTGCCGACAGACGCTGGAAGACGCGCGGCTCGAGAAGAACGAGGTCGAGGAGGTGCTCCTCGTCGGCGGCATGACCCGCATGCCGCTCATTCAGTCGTCCGTCGCGAAGTTTTTCGAGCGTGAGCCCTCCAAGGGCGTCCACCCGGACGAGGTCGTGGCGCTGGGCGCGGCGATACAGGGCTCCGCCCTCGTGGACGACAAGCAGCAGATGATCCTGCTGGACGTGACGCCCCACGCGCTGGGCATCATGACCTTCGGGAACTTCTTCGAGGAGCTCATCCCCGCGAACACGACCGTCCCGACGCAGCGACAGAAGATCTTCACGACGAGCCGCGACAACCAGACCGCCGTCAAGATCCTCGTCATGCAGGGCGACTCCACCAACGCGGAGGAGAACGAGCTGCTCGGCGAGTTCATCCTGACGGGCCTGCGCCGCGCGGCGAAGGGCACCGTCGAGATCGAGGTGACCTTCGAGATCAACGCGGACGGCATCGTGTCGGTGCGCGCGAAGGACCTCGAGACCGGCCTCGAGCAGTCGATCCAGGTGACCGCGACGAGCGGCCTCACGCGCGACGAGATCAAGTCCATGATCGACAACGCGAAAGACCATCTGGTCGATCGCCGCACGTCCGACGAGTTCGAGAGCGCGAAGCAAGAGGCCGAGAAGGCCATCGCCCAGATCGAAGAGCTCTTTCCCCAGGTGCAAGCCGTGGTGGCGTCCAGCGACTTCGGTCGCGACGCGATCGAGAAGGCCAAGGGCATCGTGGCCAAGGCGCGCAAGGCGATCGAGAAGCGCGACGCCGCGGCGGTGAAGGAGCAGCTCGAGGGCCTTCAGCGGACCCATCGCATGTTCAAGGGCGTGGTCGCGAAGACCTGA
- a CDS encoding DnaJ domain-containing protein, with amino-acid sequence MDFRKLPLDPTDGFVLTRIDGATTIASIAQTTGLPEGSVASCIDKLKGLGVVDMIDPSKPPPAPPPAQSKPDASKAASAGSAGRSQRYPESELDEVCDLERDHRRQILDLFYDLDELDHYTLLGVTQDVDKKAIKRAYYDLASRLHPDRFFRRNLGSFKTKMEVVFAKVTTAHETLTSTQGREEYDVYLRDVVTTRSLEAQLARAQEELKAAAAEYTEVDPSELEPVGPKRDPEAELRARREALARRLGRPVAQAAPPKPVETARQDSARWRTAEENRETVKRMYEDRLHGVKRAQVKKYTDMADAAAAKNDAVARAAALRMALSVDDTDEELRARYDEADAAASLILVDSYQKTAQYEERNDKFVEAARSWQKVAQIRPNDAIAAESAARCLVAGKGNLHQAADLAKRAIELMPENIKYRITLAKVYIAANLTLAAKRELEAAAKVDPKSQSVAELLKSLAARPA; translated from the coding sequence GTGGATTTCCGCAAACTCCCGCTCGATCCGACCGACGGGTTCGTGCTGACCCGCATCGACGGCGCGACCACGATCGCCTCAATCGCGCAGACCACCGGGCTGCCGGAGGGCAGCGTCGCCTCGTGCATCGACAAGCTGAAGGGCCTCGGGGTGGTCGACATGATCGACCCGTCGAAGCCGCCGCCCGCGCCGCCCCCAGCGCAGTCCAAGCCGGACGCGTCCAAGGCCGCGAGCGCCGGGAGCGCCGGGCGCTCGCAGCGGTATCCCGAATCCGAGCTCGACGAGGTGTGCGACCTCGAGCGCGACCACCGGAGGCAGATCCTCGACCTCTTCTACGACCTCGACGAGCTCGATCACTACACGCTGCTCGGCGTCACCCAAGACGTCGACAAGAAGGCGATCAAGCGCGCCTACTACGACCTCGCGTCGCGTCTCCACCCCGACCGCTTTTTCCGACGTAACCTCGGCTCGTTCAAGACGAAGATGGAGGTCGTCTTCGCGAAGGTGACCACCGCCCACGAGACCCTCACGTCGACGCAGGGTCGGGAGGAATACGACGTCTACCTGCGCGACGTCGTCACGACGCGCAGCCTCGAGGCCCAGCTCGCGCGCGCCCAGGAGGAGCTCAAGGCGGCGGCCGCGGAGTACACCGAGGTCGACCCCAGCGAGCTCGAGCCCGTCGGCCCCAAGCGCGACCCGGAGGCGGAGCTTCGCGCGCGGCGCGAGGCGCTCGCGAGGCGCCTCGGGCGGCCCGTCGCGCAGGCGGCGCCGCCCAAGCCCGTCGAGACCGCGCGCCAAGACAGCGCGCGCTGGCGTACGGCAGAAGAGAACCGCGAGACGGTCAAGCGCATGTACGAAGACCGCCTCCACGGCGTGAAGCGCGCGCAGGTGAAGAAGTACACCGACATGGCGGACGCGGCCGCCGCCAAGAACGACGCCGTCGCGCGCGCGGCGGCGCTGCGCATGGCCCTCAGCGTCGACGACACCGACGAGGAGCTCCGGGCGCGCTACGACGAGGCCGACGCGGCCGCTTCGCTCATCCTCGTGGACAGCTACCAGAAGACCGCCCAGTACGAGGAGCGCAACGACAAGTTCGTGGAGGCCGCGCGGTCGTGGCAGAAGGTCGCGCAGATCCGCCCCAACGACGCCATCGCGGCCGAGTCCGCGGCGCGCTGCCTCGTGGCGGGCAAGGGCAACCTGCACCAGGCGGCCGACCTCGCGAAGCGCGCGATCGAGCTGATGCCCGAGAACATCAAGTACCGCATCACGCTGGCGAAGGTCTACATCGCCGCCAACCTGACCTTGGCCGCGAAGCGAGAGCTCGAGGCCGCCGCCAAGGTGGACCCCAAGAGCCAGTCCGTGGCAGAGCTGCTGAAGTCCCTCGCCGCGAGGCCCGCCTGA